The window AGTCCGGCGAGGATCGTCTCGTCGGAGACCATCGCCTGGAAGTCGCCGGCCAGGATGCCGTCCCGGCAGGCGGCCGGATTGTCGGCCTGCTGGTGCGGGATCCCCCGTTCCCTGAGCATCGCCTCGGTGGTGGAGCCACCGGCGACGCAGACGGTGTACTCCTCGCTGTTCAGATCGGTGATCGTGGTGATCTCGTCGACGAATTCGGTGGCGACCAGCACCTCGGGTGTGGTGATCAGGTACGGGCCGGCGAACCCGACCCGCTTCTTACGTTCCTCGGTGATGGAGAAGCTGGCCACCACGATGTCGACCTCGCCGCTGCGCAGCTTCTCGATCCGGTCCTCGGTGTCCAGCGGCACCCACGTGATGCTCTGGTCGCCGAAGCCGAGGGAGTCGGCGATGTAGCGGGCTATCTCGATGTCGAAACCGTGGTACGCGTTGTTTCGCCGGTACGACATCAGCGGAATGTCGATATTGACGCCGATCCGCAACTCGGTCTGGTCGCTGATGGTCGAGGCCTCCCGGAGATCCCGCACGGTCGGCCGGTCCGGCGGCTGGTTGTCCTCACAGGCGACGAGAGCGACCAGCACCAAGGTCGCGGCAACCGCCAGCGTGGTCATCGTCTGCCGGGTGCGGTGATCGATGTATGTGCGGAACTCGGTGGATCTGTCAGTCATGGCAACCTCACGACTGCGGCAGTCAGGATCGATTGCGTGTCGGGCAGCCGTCCACATTGCCGGCTCCGCTCAATGTAGTGGCTCCCGGCAATACCTGACACCGCCGAGTCGCGCCGGCCGGATCAGGCGAGCTTTGCGCCGGCCGGATCAGGCGATCTTCGTGCTGGGCGGGGTGGTCGACCGGGTACGGGCCGACGGGCGGTTGCGGGTCAGCAGCGCCAGCAGGCAGCCGGCCAGCGTCCAGCCGCAGAGCACGAACCACTGCGGCAGGGTCGGAGCGTCCGGAAAATACGAGATGGCGCGAATCAACGAGACGGACGCCCCGGGTGGGAAGAACTGGCCGATGGTGCCCCACGGCCGGGGCAGGAACTCGACCGGCAGCGTAGCGGCGGAGATCGGGCTGCCGACCAGCATGATCAGCACGGTGCCGACGCCGACGCCGTGCAGCCCGAACAGGTTGCGCAGGCCGATCACCGTTGCCGCGATGGCCGCCACGGTCAACCCGCTCGCGGCCGCGTTGAGCGGAAAGGAGCCGCTCAGGATCCGGAACGCGTACTGACCGACCACCGCGACCGCCGTACCGGCGATCACGGTAAGTACGACCAGGGTGAGCAGCCGTCGGGCGGTGCCCTGGATGCCGATCGCGATGAAGATGCCACCCTTGAGACCGCCGAGCAGCAGCGGGAAGAAGAAGGCGCTGAGCCCGGCACCCCGCTCGTCGTGCGGGGAGAGCGGAACGACGTCGGTGACCGGTGGTCGGTCGGCCGTGGTCTGCCCGGCCGGGTTCAGCACTCCGGTGAGCGCGCCGATCAACTGACTGGCGATGGTGCTGGCACCGGAGGCGACCAGCAGTTCCGGGCCGCCGTCGACCACCACGGCGCCGTACACCTCGCGGTGTCGGATGGCCTGCACCGCCGCGTCGCGGTCGGGGTACCGGCGGACGGTGAACTCGTGCGGCCGGACCTGCTCCAGCGCCGCGACGATCGTCGTCGACTCCGGCTCCGCGGCCACCAGACCGACGGGTACGCCGTGCGGCTCGGCGTAGACCGCCGGCCAGGTGAAGGCGACCATGATCAGGGTGGCGACGGCGGCCAGGCTGGCACCGGTCACCAGACACCGGCTGAGCCGGGACGGCTGCCCCGGTTCCGGCTGCTCCATCGGTCACCTCGGCCGCTCGGCGGTTGCAGAACTGCCAGGTCAGGCTAACCGCCCGGATAGTCGGACAGGCGAGACTTGCACCGAATGTCGGTTATCGGGCAGCCAGGGTCGGGCCGAACAGTTGACCAGGCCCCTTGCCCGCCAGGCACCGGTACTGGTGGTCGCCGGCGGCGAGGTCCGCCGGATCCGGCAGCAGCACCGCGTACTGCCAGTCACTGGCGTCCATCCGCAGGGTGAACAGCCGGAAGCTCTCCGCCCCGCAGGCCTCGACGACGGCCGGGTCGGACCGGATCGCGGCATGGTCCTCAGCCCGCAACCGGGTCGGCAGCTCACCGACCGCGAACGTCTCCCAGGTGTGCCGGCCGGTGCAGGCGGTCGCGATCAGGGTACGCGGAGAGTTCGACACCCGGCCGTTGAAGCATTCGAGATCGTCCGGACAGCGCAGCTCCGGTCGCAGCGTCAGATGGCAGTTCGGCAGCACCGCGCCCGCCGGACCACCGCCGGTGGGCTCGCTGCCCGGGCTCTCACTGGCCACCGCACCGGTCGTCCGCTGGTCGGGCCCGGTGATCGGGGGAAACGTGGTGGGACCTGAGCCCTTGGCCACGATCCAGGTGCCCAGGCTGGTCATCGCGAGCAGCACCAGCAGGCCGAGCCCGCCGGCAAGGGTCCGCAGCCAGGAGCGGACGGCGTTGTCGGGCGAGGTACCCGGTCGGCCGGGCGACGGACCGGCAGCCGGGTCGGCAGCCGACTGGCCGTCGGCCGACGGCGGTGGGCCGGGCGGGCCGGGTCGTTGCCCGGGCACCGGGCCCGGCTCCGGCGGGGGCGGCACCGGAACACTCCAGGACGAGTTGCGCTCCGGCCCGGACTGCACCGGGGTCGTCGGGTCGGCCCAGCTGTTCGAACCGGTCGGTGGCCCGCCGGAGACCGGTGCGATCGAGAACGGCGGCCGATGCGGGGCGGCCGGGCTCCAGTGCTGACCGAGCGGTACCGCCGCCAGCATGTCCCGCAGCATGACCGCCGGCGGTCGGGCGGCGGGATCGTTCGCCATCCCCTGGCGCAGTACGTCGGTCAGCGCCGGGTTGACCCCGGGCAGGTCCGGCAGCGGCCGGTCGAACATCTCGAGGAGGGCCACCAGGCTCGGGTTGCGCTCGTCGTCCCACCGCGGCGGCTTGCCGCGCATGATGGCGTACAGGGTGGCGCAGAGCGCGTAGACGTCGGCCGCGGCCGACGGCGGACGGTGCTGGAACGACTCGGGCGGCGCGTACGCCGGGGTCAGCACCTCCAGGGTGACCGAGGCGTCGCGGTGCTCGACCAGCACCGCCAGGCCGAAGTCGGCCAACGCGGGCTCGTTGAACCGGGAGTAGAGAATGTTGGCCGGTTTGACGTCCCGGTGCAGGACGCCGAGATGGTGGGCGTCGGCGAGCGCGTCGGCGATCTTGACTCCGACGTCGCGTGCCTCGAATGCGTCCAGCGGGGAGGTGCGCATCCGGTCGGCGTACGAGCCGTCGCACATCTCCATGATCAGGTACGGATGGAGATCCCCGGTGACGCCGACGTCGAAGAGGTCCACCACGTGCGGATGGGACGACATCCGCCCGGCGGCACGCGCCTCCCGCATGAACCGGCGCTGGTCCCGCTCGTTGTCCAGAGCCCGGTTCTCCACCTTGACGGCGACCTCCCGGCCGACCGACTCCTGGACCGCGCGGTAGACGGTGGCGTAGCCGCCTCTGGCAAAGACTGACAAATCTGACAGTCCAGGCACTGTGGGGAACGGCAGCGCACTCGGCAGTCTGTCGTTCACACGGTAAACGGTACCCAAGACCCCGGACAGCCGGGGCGACCCCGGGCCCCGGGTCAGCCGTCGCCAGCCGACCGGCCGGTGCCGGACGACGGTACGCCTACCCGACGGCGACGTTCAGTCAGCAACGCCACCCCGGTCACCACCGCGCCGAGCCCTTCCCAGGCCGCCACCCCGACGAACCGCACCGGAGCCACCTCGGCGACCACGACCACAGCGAAGACCACCGTGGTGACCAGCCGAAAGATCACCGAGAACAGGAAGAACGGCCGCCAGTCGGTGACCGCCGCCAACAGGTAGTAGACGCCCATGTTGAACGAGGCCATCGACGACGCCGCCATGAACGTACGGGTGTAGTCGCCGGCGGCCCGCTGCCCGGTGGGCAGCGTGTCGAACCCGAGCAGTACGAGCAGGACATCGGGCTGGGCCAGGCCGACCGCGCCCAGCAGCAGGGCCATCGCCCCGAACACGGCGACGGTCCATCCGGATACCGAACGGGGCAGCT is drawn from Micromonospora sp. Llam0 and contains these coding sequences:
- a CDS encoding serine/threonine-protein kinase, with the translated sequence MNDRLPSALPFPTVPGLSDLSVFARGGYATVYRAVQESVGREVAVKVENRALDNERDQRRFMREARAAGRMSSHPHVVDLFDVGVTGDLHPYLIMEMCDGSYADRMRTSPLDAFEARDVGVKIADALADAHHLGVLHRDVKPANILYSRFNEPALADFGLAVLVEHRDASVTLEVLTPAYAPPESFQHRPPSAAADVYALCATLYAIMRGKPPRWDDERNPSLVALLEMFDRPLPDLPGVNPALTDVLRQGMANDPAARPPAVMLRDMLAAVPLGQHWSPAAPHRPPFSIAPVSGGPPTGSNSWADPTTPVQSGPERNSSWSVPVPPPPEPGPVPGQRPGPPGPPPSADGQSAADPAAGPSPGRPGTSPDNAVRSWLRTLAGGLGLLVLLAMTSLGTWIVAKGSGPTTFPPITGPDQRTTGAVASESPGSEPTGGGPAGAVLPNCHLTLRPELRCPDDLECFNGRVSNSPRTLIATACTGRHTWETFAVGELPTRLRAEDHAAIRSDPAVVEACGAESFRLFTLRMDASDWQYAVLLPDPADLAAGDHQYRCLAGKGPGQLFGPTLAAR
- a CDS encoding ABC transporter permease, producing the protein MEQPEPGQPSRLSRCLVTGASLAAVATLIMVAFTWPAVYAEPHGVPVGLVAAEPESTTIVAALEQVRPHEFTVRRYPDRDAAVQAIRHREVYGAVVVDGGPELLVASGASTIASQLIGALTGVLNPAGQTTADRPPVTDVVPLSPHDERGAGLSAFFFPLLLGGLKGGIFIAIGIQGTARRLLTLVVLTVIAGTAVAVVGQYAFRILSGSFPLNAAASGLTVAAIAATVIGLRNLFGLHGVGVGTVLIMLVGSPISAATLPVEFLPRPWGTIGQFFPPGASVSLIRAISYFPDAPTLPQWFVLCGWTLAGCLLALLTRNRPSARTRSTTPPSTKIA
- a CDS encoding transporter substrate-binding domain-containing protein — protein: MTDRSTEFRTYIDHRTRQTMTTLAVAATLVLVALVACEDNQPPDRPTVRDLREASTISDQTELRIGVNIDIPLMSYRRNNAYHGFDIEIARYIADSLGFGDQSITWVPLDTEDRIEKLRSGEVDIVVASFSITEERKKRVGFAGPYLITTPEVLVATEFVDEITTITDLNSEEYTVCVAGGSTTEAMLRERGIPHQQADNPAACRDGILAGDFQAMVSDETILAGLRSENPDELAIVDMPFGVEEELGIGVPVEDENLRDLVSYFLDKSYQQDQRDEANAWETAYNNHLGRWLGEADQPRPDGAPDLVDHDDKNRR